One stretch of Acidobacteriota bacterium DNA includes these proteins:
- a CDS encoding alpha/beta hydrolase encodes MFRRIFLRAGVPAMLLAALWASPAWGQLSPRAAWAATAFKNYRVQPDITYLTASNWRAELDLYQPTGLSEPAPTLVYFHGGGWYTGDKDEPILRLLPYLEMGWAVVNVEYRLSGVSLAPGAVEDCRCALRWVVDNAGRYNLDPDRIVVSGHSAGGHLALTTGMLTSEAGLDYRCLGKGEPKVAAIVNWYGITDVLDLIQGDNIQRYALRWLGVRPDRESLAKRVSPLTYVRPGLPPILTVHGENDPLVPYQQAVRLHGALTEAGVPNRLVTIPEGPHGPFSPEETLRAHTIITEFLEQHGLTRVERAGAVR; translated from the coding sequence GTGTTTCGGAGAATTTTTCTGAGAGCCGGCGTTCCGGCAATGCTTCTGGCAGCGCTCTGGGCCTCGCCGGCCTGGGGGCAGCTTTCCCCCAGGGCCGCCTGGGCGGCCACCGCATTCAAGAACTACCGGGTGCAGCCGGACATCACTTATCTCACCGCCAGCAACTGGCGGGCCGAGCTGGATCTGTACCAGCCGACCGGTCTGAGCGAGCCCGCGCCCACGCTGGTCTACTTTCACGGTGGCGGCTGGTACACCGGCGACAAGGACGAGCCCATACTGCGGCTTCTGCCCTACCTGGAGATGGGGTGGGCGGTGGTGAACGTCGAGTACCGGCTGAGCGGAGTTTCCCTGGCGCCGGGGGCGGTGGAGGACTGCCGCTGCGCCCTGCGGTGGGTTGTGGACAATGCCGGCCGGTACAATCTGGATCCCGACCGCATCGTGGTCTCCGGCCATTCGGCCGGGGGGCACCTGGCCCTGACCACCGGCATGCTGACGAGTGAGGCCGGACTGGACTACCGCTGCCTGGGGAAGGGAGAGCCCAAGGTGGCGGCCATCGTCAACTGGTACGGCATCACCGACGTGCTGGATCTGATCCAGGGAGACAATATTCAGCGGTACGCGCTGCGTTGGCTGGGAGTGCGGCCGGACAGGGAGTCGCTGGCCAAAAGGGTCTCTCCGCTGACCTACGTCCGCCCGGGCCTGCCCCCCATCCTGACGGTTCACGGCGAGAACGATCCGCTGGTCCCCTACCAGCAGGCCGTTCGGTTGCACGGGGCCCTGACCGAGGCCGGCGTCCCCAATCGCCTGGTGACCATTCCCGAGGGACCCCACGGGCCCTTCAGTCCCGAAGAGACACTGCGGGCCCACACCATCATCACTGAATTCCTGGAGCAGCACGGCCTGACCCGGGTGGAAAGGGCGGGGGCGGTCCGGTAG